The sequence TGATTAAGTGATCACAGTGTACCGTAGAAGGTACTGCTACTTTTGGTCTGCCTGCCTGCATAAATTGCAGTAAAGCCATTTGGGCAGTTGCATCCTGCATAGCAACTCTGTCTGGTGAGAAGTCAACATATGATTTTCCTCTTTCAAAAACATCCGGACTTTGATCGCTGTGTAAGTGCGAATAAAGAATTTTTTCTGTAAGTGTTAAAGGGCGGCCGACCAATTTGCGGGCGGCTTCAACTTTAGAAGGTAATTGTGCGTAAACCTTCTTAATCATGTCAATATCAAAAGCCATAGGAGTTATTTTTATAGACCCCTAAATTATGTAATTATTGGGAATATTAAAACATACATAAACTAAACTTTTGAGTTTTTTGACTGTAACAATAGGGCAAAGCCCTTAACAGATAAGCAAATCGGGACTAATTAGAATTGAAATAAATATCGCTAAAAAGGTATAGTCTAAAGTCTATTGCATCTTGCAAGCAGCAGGAAGTCAGCAATAACGAGGGCAGCCATGCTTTCTACAATAGGAACAGCCCTTGGTAAAACACAAGGATCATGCCTGCCTTTTCCTTCTAATATAATTTCTTCGTTGTTTTTGTTTATGGAATTTTGTTTTTGAAGAAGGGTTGCCACAGGTTTAAAGGCTGTATTAAAGTAAATGGGCATTCCGTTACTTATACCACCCTGAATGCCGCCACTGTTATTGGTTTTAGTAAGACCAGCCGTGTTTTGTTCTTTTGAATTAAAAAGATCGTTAAGTTCAGAGCCTTTAAAGTTCACACTTTCAAATCCGCTTCCAATTTCAAATCCCTTTACTGCATTTATACTTAACATGGCATGGCCTAGTACCGCGTGCAACTTGTCAAATACGGGTTCTCCAAGACCAATGGGTACATTCTGAATAACGCATTGAATAACTCCACCAACAGTATCGCCTTGTTTTTTTATTTCTTCAATGTAAGCAATCATTTTTTCAGAAATCTCCGAATCAGGACATCTCACAATACTTTGCTCTGTTTTTGAAAGATCCAGTTCTGAAAACGATTTTGTGACTTTAATTTCACCAACCTGTTTTACAAAAGCCGCTACAGTTATATTTTTTTGCCTGAGAAATAGTTTGGCGATGGCTCCGGCAACAATTCTGCAGGCTGTTTCACGTGCGCTACTTCTTCCGCCGCCTCTGAAATCTCTGAGTCCATATTTATGTTCGTAGGTAAAATCTGCGTGAGAAGGACGAAAGGCATCTTTTAAGTGAGTGTAATCATTTGATTTTGCGTCTTCATTCTTGATTGTAAACCCTATGGGTGTACCGGTTGTTTTTCCTTCAAAAATTCCGGATAAAAATTCTACGGTATCTGGCTCTTTGCGTTGTGTGGTAATGTGCGATTGTCCGGGTTTTCGGCGATCAAGTTCTGATTGAATAAAAGCGACGTCGATTTCAAGACCTGCCGGACAACCTTCAATGGTTCCTCCAATTGCGGGACCATGACTTTCGCCAAAAGAACTCAGTTTAAAAAGTGTGCCAAAAGAATTTCCTGCCATAAGCAGTAAAGATATTAAAATTAAACCAGAGGTTTTTTTATTCTCCGGGTTTTCGAATCTAGAATTTATAGAATAAACTTACATCTGAGATCAGGCCATTAAAATTCGTATCTCCCATGCGCGAAGTCCCTTGAGGAGTCTTAACGTTATAAGTTTTGAATGAAACAAGGAGGCCTGTGGTGATGACCCATCTTTTTGAGATTTGGTATCTTAGAGAATAATTGAGATTGATACCGAATTTATCGAAGTTCTGCGATCTGTTCACCCTACCAGAATCCAGCGTTGTGGTATGTGCGAAAACATGTCCCTTTGAATCAATAGAATCGCTGGCAGTAGAATAATAAGTTCTTTCGCGTTCAAATTTGTTATTGTAAAGAAGGTCAAGTCCAATTACGTGTTTAATTTTTCCTTTACCCAGAATGTATTCATATCCCAAACCCATTTGAAAATTGGAAGGAGTGGCTTTTTCGTAGGTGGAATAAAGCGTAGTATTATTTACGCTGGATAATTTTGTCGATTCCAGTTTATTTGCTTCCGAGTTAAAAATACTGGCACCTGCAAATAATTTAACAGCCTGTTTTTCGGTAAACAAATAGCGGTAAGTTACGTTGGTATATCTTTCATTAAAGTCAGAAACACCCGCTAACAAAAAGAAAACGGAAGATACACTAAATCCTATTTCGTGAGGTTTTGCTGGTTTCTTTTTTATGGATAAAGTGTCCTGGGCTGAGACAGCAAATGTGAGTGCTACAAACACCAAAGTGAAATTCTTTTTACGCATCATGGCATTTAATTTAAAACGGTTTTTATACCTTAGGGCGCTTTAGAACAGGGTATTATCGGTACTTTAATCCCTTTGAACCTCTAACGTATAAAATAGAATTTTAGTATGCAAAAATTGCTTTTAAAAAATATCAAAAACCTTATAGGAGTGCATGATATAGCACCTGAGCGCTTGAAAGGAAAAGAAATGAAAGTGTTGCCAGGTATAGAAAATGCCTGGCTAGCCTGCGATAACGGATTGATAGCAGATTATGGAAGTATGGACGATTTTCCCGGAATTACAGACTGGAAAGGGCTTGAAGTAATTGACTGCGCCGGGAAAATTGTGATGCCATCGTTTGCTGACAGTCATACACACATTGTTTATGCAGGTAATCGTGAACAGGAATTTGTGGATCGTATCAGTGGTTTGAGTTATGAGGATATCGCAAAGCGGGGAGGGGGAATTTTAAATTCAGCAAAAAAATTACGCGAGACTTCAGAAGACGAGCTGTTTGAACAATCTAAACAAAGGCTGAAAGAAATTATTTCTCAAGGAACCGGAGCGGTAGAAATTAAAAGCGGTTATGGCTTGAACCTGGAAAGCGAATTAAAAATATTGCGTGTTATCAAGCGTTTAAAAGATCTTAACTGGATTCCGGTAAAAGCTACTTTTTTAGGCGCACACGCGGTGCCTGTTGAATTTAAAGATAATAAAAAAGGATACATCGCTCTTATCATTTCTGAAATTTTGCCTGCAATTGAAAACGAAAAGCTGGCTGATTTTATTGATGTGTTTTGCGAGAAGGGGTATTTTGATGAATTTGAAACGAAACAGATTTTAGAAGCCGGCAAAAAACACGGGCTCACCGGCAAAGTGCATGCAGAGCAAATGAGTCATGCTAATGGTATTAAAGCCGCTGTTGAATGCGGTGCCATTAGTGTTGATCACCTGGAATTTTGCAATGATGACGACATTCGTTTACTCGGTAAATCTTCAACCATGCCAACCATTTTGCCGGGAGCCGCCTTTTTCCTGAGTTTACCTTTACCACCTGCCCGTAAAATGATTGATGCAGGATTATCTGTTGCTTTTGCAAGTGATTATAATCCTGGAAGCTGTCCGAGTGGCAATATGAAGTTGGTTTTAAGTATGGCTTGTGTACAATACCGTTTAACTCCTGAAGAAGCCATTAATGCAGTGACATTAAACAGTGCTTATGCTATGCATTTACAGCATCAAGTTGGTTCAATTACTCCAGGTAAATTGGCTAATCTCATTATTACAAAAGAAATAAGTACTTACGGTTACCTGCCATACGCATTTGGAAGTGACCTGATTGATAAAATAATTCTTAACGGAAAGATATGGGCATAAAAAAACCGCCCAGCGATCACGAGGGCGGTTTTTTTACTAAGTTTAGGTTTGATTACTTAATAACACAAACAACTTTAGAAGTGTAACCTCCTGAGCTAGCATCAGAACTTCCGTTTTCACATGTTGTTTTTGCATCATCTTTTTTGTCCTTAATAGTTGTGCTTGCAGTAGTCGATGTAGTGCTACCGTTTTGACCTACAGTTGCTGTACACTCGCAAGTGTATTCTTTTTTACATGAAGTCATTGCGAACATTGCTACAGCAGCTACTAATAATACTTTTCTCATAATTTGGTTTGTTTAGGGGTTATAATTCCGGTAAATATATATGTGGGAAATTACTAAACAAAATAGTTGGTATTAATTTTGTATGATAGTTTGTGGATGGCTGGTTTTAATTTGTGAAAATGCAGTCTGAGTTTGTGGAATGATAAAACGGAGGATTTCTAAAATAAAAAAGGCCCCTGAAGCAGGGGCCTTTTTTACTCATAATTTAATACTTCTTTTTGGTAATAATTAATCAATAACAATCACAAGGTATTTTGAAGCATCCCAAAACTCTTTTGCGTTTGTAATTTCGATTTTTTCAATAGGTTTTTCACCCACCAATTTGTATGAGTTTTTAGGGTGAGTAGATAACAATTTTACTTTTTTAGCACCAATGTTAATGCTCGTAGTTTGCTCGATGTTGATTTTGGTAAAGTATTCTTTGTTAAAATCGTCAGTTACTTTCGTTGATTTACCTAAACCAATAAAGCCACCTTCTTTAGAAATCACTTTTTTGTCTTGTAATTCTTTGCGGGTACCAATAGTGTAATAGGCTGTATTTAACATATCTGTTTTTTGCAAGCTTTCTCCTTCTACAACTTTATAGTTTGTGTTAAGGTTAGCCAGTTCAATGTTCAGACCTTCCATTCTTGTTTTTAACTCAGCAATTTCTTCGTCTTTTAGCGTAATAGTATTTTGAAGATTCTCAATCATCTTCTCCATGCCAGCAAGTTTGAGGTTGCTTTGTTTCAATTTTGCGCTTAAAGAAGCAATCCTGTTTTTATTCTTGGCCATTAAATCATAGATAGCCTGAATATCTTCCTTAATCTGGTTGCCTTTATTTTTAACATCGCCTTTGCTGCTTGCGTTGTCTACAATTTTTTCTTTTTCTTTAATGGCATTTAGGTTTTCCTGGATCTCGTTAAACGATTCAATAAACTCCTGTAAGGCAGCTGATTTTTCGTTGAGTTGTCCGGATAGATCTCCGTTAGCTGTTTTTAGACTATCGGCCAAAGGATTTCCTTTATCCTCTTCTTTACAATTTGTAACGGTAAGACTTGAGAATGCAAGAAATAAGCAGGCAATAATAATTTTTATACTTTTCATAATGTTAAGTTTAAGTTTTGTTGGTCGTTGGTTCGGGACAAAAGTAAAAAATTATTCTTCGGGAAATGAAAAAAGACGCTTAAAGCGTCTTTAAAATTACTAGTTTGGTCTAATGTCTAGCAGAATTCGTCATAAACCGCCTTCAGATGTTCTGAAATTGCGTTTGCATTATGACCTTCAATATTGTGACGTTCAACAAAGTGAACCAATTCTCCGTTCTTAAACAAAGCAATAGCAGGACTGCTAGGAGGATAAGGACTAAAATGTTTTCTCGCCTGGTTTACAGCATCTACATCATACCCTGCAAACACAGTAGTTAACTTCGATGGTTTTTTTGCATTGTCAAGACTTTTCTTAACACCCGGACGGGCTGCACCTGCAGCGCAACCGCAAACAGAATTTACTACTAAAAGAACAGTGCCTTCATTTTGAATGGCTTTGTCTACATCTTCTGGATTTATTAATTCCTGAAAACCGGCGGTAGTTAACTCGGCCTTCATCGGACTTACAATAGCTTCTGGATACATGATTTGGTTGATTTTGTTTTACAAAGGTAGCTACAATTTATCAACCCTAGTCAGAAGCATGTTAAATTGTTTTAAAACGTTTTAATTTATGAATTGCAAAATTCTACTCTATATTTGCCGGACAAAATTCAATTCATGCAAAAATCAATTATTACCGGTGCCCTGTTATTGTTTGGTTTAACGGCGGCCATTGCTCAAAAACCCGCTTCCAATACCAGCACCAAAGCGAGTGAAAAGCCCGTGTTCTTGGAAGAAGTTAAAAAGACAGGAAATGAGATTGTTATTCCCTACAAGCGCTATAAATTACCGAATGGTTTAACGATCATCATTCACGAAGATCATAGTGATCCGATTTGTTACGTAGATATCACTTATCATGTGGGAAGTGCTCGTGAACAGGAGGGTAGAAGTGGTTTCGCCCACTTTTTTGAACACATGATGTTCCAGGGTTCTAAGAACGTAGCAGACGAACAACATTTTAAGATCATAACAGAAGCAGGTGGGACTTTAAATGGTACAACCAACACCGATCGGACCAATTATTTTGAAACAGTTCCCAGCAATCAATTAGAAAAAATGCTGTGGCTGGAAGCCGACAGGATGGGATTTTTATTAGACTCTGTAACACAGAGAAAATTTGAAGTACAACGTGCTACTGTAAAAAATGAAAGAGGTCAGCGTTACGATAATGCTCCTTACGGTGTAGTTGGCGAAAAAATCGGAGAAGCGCTTTATCCACAAGGCCATCCTTACAGCTGGACCACCATTGGTTATATCGAAGATTTGAATCGCGTAGATGTAAACGATTTGAAACGTTTTTATATGCGCTGGTATGGGGCTAATAATGCCGTGTTAACAGTTGCCGGTGATGTAAAAACAGAGGAAGTATTAGTTCTAGCTCAAAAATATTTTGGAAAGATCGATAAAGGTCCTGCTGTTACCAACCAGGTGGTGGCCCCTTTTAAATTAGACGCAGACCGTTATATTTCTTATGAAGACAATGTGAAGTTTCCGATGTTAAACATCGCATATCCTACAACTCCGGCTAACACCAAAGACGATGCCGCTTTAGATGTACTTGCTGAAATTTTATCTGGAAGTCAGGGATCTCCTTTGTACAAGTCTTTTATTGAAAGTAAAAAGGCGGTAAGTGCCCAGGCGTACCAGTATTCGCGTGAACTGGCGGGGCAATTTCAAATTGTTATACGTGCAAATGCTGCCAGTTCTTTAGCTGATATTGAAAAAGAGTTAAAAACAGTTTTAGCTGAGTGGGAGAAAAAAGGCGCTACAGACGATGATATTGTGAAATTTAAGGCACAATTTCAAAGCAATCTTTATAACCAGTTAAGCACTGTTCAGGGTAAGGGCGCAAGTTTAGCTTCGTATTACACCTTAACAAAAGACGCTAACAATCTTAAAAAAGAAATTGCGCGCTACATGTCGGTTACTAAGGCTGATGTTATGCGTGTTTACACTACTTACGTTAAAAATAAGCCGGCTGTTATTTTAAGTTGTCTTCCTAAAGGAAAAGGAGATATGCGCGCTCATGAAGATACCTGGAAAATGTACCAGCGTAAAGTGGAAACAGAAAGCGCCGAGTATAAAAATTTAAGTTATATTGAACCAAAAGATGACTTTAAACGTTCGGAAATGCCTGCTGCAAAAGCGGCCGTAGCTATTTCTGTTCCTGATTTTTATACAGCGAAAGTTAATTCTACTATACCTATAATTGGTATAAACGAAAATGAAATTCCAAAAGTAAATATCCTGATCACTTTTAAAGCAGGTCATCGTTTTGAGCCGAAAGAAAAGTCAGGTCTGTCACAGTTGTTAGCATCAATGCTTGAGCAAAGCTCTCAAAAAACAAATGCTGAAGAAGTAGAAAATAAATTAAACCGTTTGGGGTCAACTTTAAGTATCTCTTCTGGTGATGAAGATTTTAACATCAGCATTCAGGCTCTAAAACAAAATTTAAAAGCCACTTTAGCAATTGTGGAAGAAAATTTATTTGAACCAAAATTTGATGCTTCAGAATTTGAGCTTGAAAAGAAAAAACAATTGGATGGCATTACGCAAAGTCAGACTAACGCTTCGGCAATTGCCGATATGGCTTATCGTAAAATACTTTATGGTACTAATCATGCTATGGGATATACAAGCAATGGTACTATTGAAACGGTAGCGGGAATTACTTTAGATGATGTGAAAAACTATTATGCCCAATTAAATTCGGGAATGGTTTCGATAGCAGTGAGTGGCGACATCAGTAAAGATGAAATTACAGCCGATCTTGCATTTCTTTCAAAACTAAAAAGTGGCAATGCATTAATGGCTGATGTTTCTCCAACGCCTACCATAGAAAAAACAAGGATTTATTTTGTAGACAAAAAGAACGCGGCACAAAGTGAAATTCGTATCGGTTATATAGCTATGCCCTATGAAGCTACCGGCGAATTCTTTAAAAGTACCATCATGAATTTTAGTTTCGCTGGCGCTTTTAATAGCCGAACCAATTATTTGTTACGTGAGATCAAAGGCTGGACTTATGGTACACGCGGCGGATTCAGCGGAACAAGATACCCAGGTGCATTTACTATAAGCGGCGGCTTTAAAGCCAATACAACTGACAGTGCTCTTGTAGAATTTTTCAATGAATTTAAAAAATACACAGCAGAGGGGATTACGGATGAAGAAATAAACTTTACAAAAAATGCCATGGCACAAAGTGATGCTTTAAAATATGAGTCTCCGATCCAAAAACTAGGATTTATTAAACGCGTTCTGGATTATGATCTTCCGAAAGATTACGTGGCTCAGCAAACTGCTATTTTAAATTCAATTTCAAAGGAAGAAGTGAATATACTTGCTAAGAAACGTCTACCGTATAATAACATGGTTGTTATAGTGGTAGGTGATAAAGCCAGCAACTTCGAGAAAGTGAAAAAACTTGGTTTTGATGTCATAGAGATCGATGCTAATGGTAAAATTATTAATTAAGAGAACTATTAAACCTTATAAAATTTAATAGTAAATTAGAGCCTTTAAAAACAAGCACACATGAACTACGATATTATAGTTATAGGCAGCGGCCCTGGGGGATATGTAACAGCCATCAGAGCTTCTCAATTAGGATTTAAAACGGCCATTATTGAAAAAGAAAGTCTTGGCGGAATTTGTTTAAACTGGGGTTGTATTCCAACCAAAGCATTGCTTAAAAGCGCACAAGTATTTGAATATTTAAACCATGCAAAAGATTATGGTATTGGAGCTGATAATATTAAAGCCGACTTTAGTGCGGTTGTGAAGCGCAGCCGCGATGTGGCAGAAGGCATGAGCAAAGGTATTCAGTTCTTAATGAAAAAGAACAAGATCGATGTAATTATGGGCACTGCAAAAGTAAAAGCAGAAAAAAAAGTGGAAGTAACAGGAGCTGATGGAAAAGTAAGCAGCCTGGCCGCTAACCACATTATTATTGCAACTGGAGCACGTTCAAAACAACTTCCAAATTTACCACAAGATGGTAAAAAAATTATCGGGTACCGTGAAGCGATGAGCCTTCCGAAACAACCGAAATCATTGGTAGTTGTTGGTAGTGGAGCGATAGGTGTAGAGTTCGCTTATTTTTACGCTACTATGGGCACTAAAGTAACCATCGTTGAGTTTTTACCGAACATTGTTCCTGTTGAAGATGAAGAAGTAAGTAAACAACTGGAAAAATCTTTCAAAAAAGCGGGTATTGAAATCATGACTGATGCTTCGGTTGAAAGCGTTGACACTAAAGGAACAGGTTGTAAAGTAAATATTAAAACAAAAACCGGAAATATCAGTCTTGATGCCGACATCGTTTTATCAGCGGTAGGTATTGAAGCAAATATAGCTGGAATTGGCCTGGAAGAAGCAGGAATTAAAACGGACAAAGGCAAGATTGTAACAGATAAATTTTACGCAACCAATGTAGCGGGATATTATGCTATTGGTGATTGTGTAAGTGGACAAGCGCTGGCTCACGTAGCAAGTGCTGAAGGGATTACCTGCGTGGAAAAAATTAAAGGCATGCATGTTGAAGCTATTGATTACAATAATGTACCGGGTTGTACGTATTGTCAACCAGAGATTGCAAGTGTTGGATTTACTGAGAAAAAAGCAAAAGAAGCGGGTTACGAAATCAAAGTTGGTAAATTTCCATTCTCTGCGTCAGGAAAAGCGAAAGCTGCCGGGGCTGCTGATGGATTTGTAAAACTGATTTTTGACGCAAAATATGGTGAGCTTTTAGGAGCGCACATGATTGGCGCGAATGTTACCGAGATGATTGCTTCAGCCGTTGCAATGCGTAAACTGGAAACTACAGGTCACGAAATCATTAAAACTATTCATCCTCATCCAACCATGAGCGAAGCTGTTATGGAAGCTGCTGCTGCTGCATATGGTGAAGTGATTCATTTATAGTTTTCAACCACTTCAAACAAATTAGAATCAAAAACGCTCCCTGTGGAGCGTTTTTTGTTTCCTTTTTTATACTTGTCATTACGTATATTTATAAAGACTTAAACGGCTGCCAGTAAAAAATGATTCAAAGTAAATATTATAGTAACAAAAACTTACTTGTAATAATTTGTGTTTTGCTCTTTGTTTATGCCGTGGCGCGGGCCTGTTTGGTTTCGCTGACGCATGACGAAGCATTGACTTACGATCTTGTAAAAGATCATGACTACTTTGGCTTTACGGCTAATAATCATTTAATGAACACCTGGCTCATGGCTCTTTTTATCAATATTTTTGGTGAGAAGGAATTAGTTTTGAGACTGGCATCTATCCTTCTTTTTGCTGTTTATTTGTTTTACAGTGCTAAGCTGTTTCTTAAATCCACCAAATCTGTTTATATTTTTTTCGCTATTCCCCTGGTCTTTTTAAATCCATTTGTAATAGATTTTTTTGGTCTGGCGCGCGGCTATGGAATTTCCATGGGCTTTATGATGGCAAGTGTTTATTATTTTCTAAGATCAACTTACATAAATGAGAAGACTTCATCATCTGTAATTATAGACTCTGCTTTTTCTTTGTTATTTGCTGCCGGAGCCCTGATTGCAAATTTGTCGCTTATAAATTTCTATATAGCCTTGATCGTACTTTTTTGCGGGGACTATTTTTTTGTGCTCAAAAAAAACAGAACTGGAAAAAATAATTTGAAATTTGCCGGACTTCTTTTACTTGCTTGTGTGCCCTTATTTTTTAGTTTTAAACGGTTATTGGTCTTAAAAGAAGCCAATGATCTTTATGTAGGAGCGAGTGATTTTGATGAGACAATTTCTACACTTATAGAGCGATCAAGTTATTTTATGCCTTATCCTCTCTGGTTTACGGAGTTTCTTCAAACATTTATTGCCTATATTTTTCCTGTTGGACTCATAATCACGCTTCTTAGAAAAAATTACAAGGGTCCGCTTTTTAAGCTGGGAGTATTGATGACTTTACTGTTATTAGGATTTCAAGCTGAACACTTTTTATTTTCTACGCTTTTTCCAATTGGACGCACCGGTGTTTATTTTATTCCTTTGTTTGGATTATTTATCTCTTACCTTTTTATTCAGTTTATCGAAAACAGAAAAGTTTCTCAGAAGCAAGCTTTTTTAGCTGCAGGTTTGATCATAGTTTCTTTGCCATTAACCATTCATTTTTTTAGGACAATGAATCTTAGTCAGACTTTTGAATGGAAATATGATAAACATACCAAGGAGGCGGTAATGACTATAAATGATCTGAATAAGACTGCGGTAGTTGGACATAACTGGATTTTTGGTCCAAGCATCAATTATTATATCCGCTCGCGTAATTTAACTATCAAAGCTGTAAAACTGGAAGGTGCTCCGTACGATCAAAATTTTATTTACGAGTTCAAAGACCAGCTAACTGATACCAGCTGGTTCTCAGTGAAAAAATTTGTAGACACAGGATCTGGAATTTATAAACACGATTAAAATACTCTCAGCCTTTACGAGAACTTTGTTAGCCGCCACCGGGAGGAGGTCCTCCCGGAGGTGGGCCCTGAGGCATTCCCGGAGGTCTTCCATTTGGAAAAGGATTGTTTGGGTCTTCTGATGTAGGCGCTTTGCTGCCATTCT is a genomic window of Sphingobacteriaceae bacterium containing:
- a CDS encoding chorismate synthase, with product MAGNSFGTLFKLSSFGESHGPAIGGTIEGCPAGLEIDVAFIQSELDRRKPGQSHITTQRKEPDTVEFLSGIFEGKTTGTPIGFTIKNEDAKSNDYTHLKDAFRPSHADFTYEHKYGLRDFRGGGRSSARETACRIVAGAIAKLFLRQKNITVAAFVKQVGEIKVTKSFSELDLSKTEQSIVRCPDSEISEKMIAYIEEIKKQGDTVGGVIQCVIQNVPIGLGEPVFDKLHAVLGHAMLSINAVKGFEIGSGFESVNFKGSELNDLFNSKEQNTAGLTKTNNSGGIQGGISNGMPIYFNTAFKPVATLLQKQNSINKNNEEIILEGKGRHDPCVLPRAVPIVESMAALVIADFLLLARCNRL
- a CDS encoding imidazolonepropionase, yielding MQKLLLKNIKNLIGVHDIAPERLKGKEMKVLPGIENAWLACDNGLIADYGSMDDFPGITDWKGLEVIDCAGKIVMPSFADSHTHIVYAGNREQEFVDRISGLSYEDIAKRGGGILNSAKKLRETSEDELFEQSKQRLKEIISQGTGAVEIKSGYGLNLESELKILRVIKRLKDLNWIPVKATFLGAHAVPVEFKDNKKGYIALIISEILPAIENEKLADFIDVFCEKGYFDEFETKQILEAGKKHGLTGKVHAEQMSHANGIKAAVECGAISVDHLEFCNDDDIRLLGKSSTMPTILPGAAFFLSLPLPPARKMIDAGLSVAFASDYNPGSCPSGNMKLVLSMACVQYRLTPEEAINAVTLNSAYAMHLQHQVGSITPGKLANLIITKEISTYGYLPYAFGSDLIDKIILNGKIWA
- a CDS encoding peptidase M16, which produces MQKSIITGALLLFGLTAAIAQKPASNTSTKASEKPVFLEEVKKTGNEIVIPYKRYKLPNGLTIIIHEDHSDPICYVDITYHVGSAREQEGRSGFAHFFEHMMFQGSKNVADEQHFKIITEAGGTLNGTTNTDRTNYFETVPSNQLEKMLWLEADRMGFLLDSVTQRKFEVQRATVKNERGQRYDNAPYGVVGEKIGEALYPQGHPYSWTTIGYIEDLNRVDVNDLKRFYMRWYGANNAVLTVAGDVKTEEVLVLAQKYFGKIDKGPAVTNQVVAPFKLDADRYISYEDNVKFPMLNIAYPTTPANTKDDAALDVLAEILSGSQGSPLYKSFIESKKAVSAQAYQYSRELAGQFQIVIRANAASSLADIEKELKTVLAEWEKKGATDDDIVKFKAQFQSNLYNQLSTVQGKGASLASYYTLTKDANNLKKEIARYMSVTKADVMRVYTTYVKNKPAVILSCLPKGKGDMRAHEDTWKMYQRKVETESAEYKNLSYIEPKDDFKRSEMPAAKAAVAISVPDFYTAKVNSTIPIIGINENEIPKVNILITFKAGHRFEPKEKSGLSQLLASMLEQSSQKTNAEEVENKLNRLGSTLSISSGDEDFNISIQALKQNLKATLAIVEENLFEPKFDASEFELEKKKQLDGITQSQTNASAIADMAYRKILYGTNHAMGYTSNGTIETVAGITLDDVKNYYAQLNSGMVSIAVSGDISKDEITADLAFLSKLKSGNALMADVSPTPTIEKTRIYFVDKKNAAQSEIRIGYIAMPYEATGEFFKSTIMNFSFAGAFNSRTNYLLREIKGWTYGTRGGFSGTRYPGAFTISGGFKANTTDSALVEFFNEFKKYTAEGITDEEINFTKNAMAQSDALKYESPIQKLGFIKRVLDYDLPKDYVAQQTAILNSISKEEVNILAKKRLPYNNMVVIVVGDKASNFEKVKKLGFDVIEIDANGKIIN
- the lpdA gene encoding dihydrolipoyl dehydrogenase, with product MNYDIIVIGSGPGGYVTAIRASQLGFKTAIIEKESLGGICLNWGCIPTKALLKSAQVFEYLNHAKDYGIGADNIKADFSAVVKRSRDVAEGMSKGIQFLMKKNKIDVIMGTAKVKAEKKVEVTGADGKVSSLAANHIIIATGARSKQLPNLPQDGKKIIGYREAMSLPKQPKSLVVVGSGAIGVEFAYFYATMGTKVTIVEFLPNIVPVEDEEVSKQLEKSFKKAGIEIMTDASVESVDTKGTGCKVNIKTKTGNISLDADIVLSAVGIEANIAGIGLEEAGIKTDKGKIVTDKFYATNVAGYYAIGDCVSGQALAHVASAEGITCVEKIKGMHVEAIDYNNVPGCTYCQPEIASVGFTEKKAKEAGYEIKVGKFPFSASGKAKAAGAADGFVKLIFDAKYGELLGAHMIGANVTEMIASAVAMRKLETTGHEIIKTIHPHPTMSEAVMEAAAAAYGEVIHL